One region of Halohasta litchfieldiae genomic DNA includes:
- a CDS encoding universal stress protein gives MYDNILLPFDGSEGAAEVLHHASELAHWADATIQILYVADTTRDSVTVVGGEAIDVLERKGEDIVEEAAKTLDTLGVPYNTDVIQGNPAPTIADYAERYDQNIVVMPTHGREGISRYLIGSVSEKVVRLSSVPVLTVRMQPDETLNFPYENILIPTDGSAAATHAAEHVLSLASSIDATVHVLSVVEEASLGLDVRSTISAEESEQAATDAVETIASEADAHGVTKTVRHIEHGTPVKEILGCIESNDIDAVGMGTTGKRSTDRILLGSVAEKIVRSAPVPVMTVADST, from the coding sequence ATGTACGATAACATCCTTCTTCCCTTCGACGGCAGCGAGGGCGCAGCCGAGGTGCTCCATCACGCCAGCGAACTCGCTCACTGGGCCGACGCGACCATCCAAATACTCTATGTGGCCGATACGACCCGCGACAGCGTGACCGTCGTCGGCGGTGAGGCTATCGATGTGCTCGAAAGGAAGGGTGAAGACATCGTCGAGGAAGCCGCGAAGACACTGGACACACTTGGTGTCCCATACAACACCGATGTTATTCAGGGAAATCCGGCCCCAACGATCGCCGACTATGCCGAGCGGTATGACCAAAATATAGTTGTAATGCCGACCCACGGCCGGGAAGGAATTTCACGATACCTCATCGGAAGTGTCTCCGAGAAGGTCGTCCGGCTGTCCTCGGTTCCTGTTCTCACAGTCCGGATGCAGCCCGATGAGACACTCAATTTCCCCTACGAGAACATCCTTATCCCGACAGATGGGAGTGCCGCTGCGACACACGCAGCCGAACACGTTCTCTCACTTGCGTCGTCGATCGATGCGACCGTGCATGTTCTATCTGTCGTCGAAGAGGCATCACTTGGTCTGGATGTCCGGTCGACGATCTCCGCTGAAGAAAGCGAACAGGCTGCGACTGACGCTGTCGAGACCATCGCTTCAGAGGCCGATGCGCATGGCGTTACAAAAACAGTCCGCCACATCGAACACGGAACGCCTGTCAAGGAAATCCTCGGTTGCATCGAATCGAACGACATAGATGCCGTCGGGATGGGGACAACGGGGAAACGTAGCACGGATCGTATCCTGCTCGGTAGTGTCGCCGAAAAGATCGTGCGCTCGGCACCGGTTCCCGTCATGACTGTTGCGGACTCAACGTAA